The proteins below come from a single Triticum aestivum cultivar Chinese Spring chromosome 5D, IWGSC CS RefSeq v2.1, whole genome shotgun sequence genomic window:
- the LOC123124954 gene encoding uncharacterized protein isoform X2, whose product MLNVKSEPATAMDAVGEPEIEEHEQKVNRYQAELAARIKAKYFSNKASDGGKIFEEETIVEGETIHSSRWPCTSSYANPANFLREKNNHERRDSPSAADSSVKNDSPSVVAEASPKNNAGVPATENNLTPAKRQVSKET is encoded by the exons ATGCTCAACGTCAAGTCCGAACCTGCAACTGCAATGGATGCAGTGGG TGAACCGGAAATTGAGGAGCATGAACAGAAGGTAAACAGATACCAAGCTGAACTTGCAGCCCGCATTAAGGCCAAATACTTCTCTAATAAGGCTTCTGACGGAG GAAAAatctttgaagaagaaactattgtTGAAGGCGAAACCATCCATTCAAGCAG GTGGCCATGCACAAGCTCGTATGCGAACCCGGCAAATTTTCTCCGAGAGAAGAACAACCATGAAAGGAGGGATTCTCCATCAGCAGCAGATTCCTCTGTGAAGAACGATTCTCCATCTGTGGTAGCTGAAGCCTCGCCAAAAAATAATGCAGGTGTTCCGGCAACAGAAAACAATCTGACACCTGCCAAGAGACAGGTATCCAAGGAGACCTGA
- the LOC123121807 gene encoding transcription factor bHLH49, with amino-acid sequence MDMNESSEKGMEGNGSSGPGGGIPVEWQSQFSGGGFSAHQHQHPHMMDSFASGMWSAASQHGAGFLAPVPGFLPPPGLGGHFPVDSGFIERAARSSCFVGPGAGGGMMGAGAYGGAGDQHMGSAFGEGYLDHRRKEGGDKAEPELAGSGGVPSSEAAGGDCSSKGSDSKKRRRPSEAMGGGDQVQSSNVAADSANESAQSKDKGEESSPATGTTTGGKSKGKGAKESSEKEDYIHVRARRGQATNSHSLAERLRREKISERMKLLQDLVPGCSKVTGKAVMLDEIINYVQSLQRQVEFLSMKLATVNPRLDLNIEGLLSKDLLRFPGVSSSSMGFSPEMMHPQLQLSQPGLMQGGAAAMANSDVFRRIMQAQLGAKDGSHSQMAHALNGPFSDHVAQMAYPSMGSSHSHSQDLSIRPSQDAYQM; translated from the exons ATGGACATGAACGAGAGCAGCGAGAAAGGGATGGAGGGCAATGGGTCCTCTGGCCCCGGCGGCGGCATCCCCGTGGAGTGGCAGAGCCAATTCAGCGGCGGCGGCTTCTCGGCGCACCAGCACCAGCATCCCCACATGATGGACTCCTTCGCGTCGGGCATGTGGTCGGCGGCCTCGCAGCATGGCGCGGGGTTCCTGGCGCCGGTGCCCGGGTTCCTCCCGCCGCCTGGCCTAGGTGGCCATTTCCCGGTGGACTCGGGCTTCATCGAGCGCGCCGCGCGATCGTCGTGCTTCGTCGGCCCCGGCGCTGGCGGTGGGATGATGGGCGCCGGCGCCTACGGCGGGGCGGGCGATCAGCACATGGGCAGCGCTTTCGGGGAGGGGTACTTGGATCATCGTAGGAAGGAAGGCGGGGACAAGGCCGAGCCGGAGCTCGCCGGGAGCGGAGGCGTGCCGAGCTCGGAGGCAGCCGGCGGAGACTGCTCGTCCAAAGGGTCAGACTCCAAGAAGAGGAGAAGGCCCAGCGAG GCGATGGGTGGAGGCGATCAGGTTCAGTCTTCCAACGTGGCCGCTGACTCCGCAAACGAGAGCGCCCAGAGCAAAGATAAAGGCGAGGAGAGCAGcccggcgacggggacgacgaccGGCGGCAAGTCCAAGGGGAAGGGTGCCAAGGAGAGCTCCGAGAAGGAAGACTACATCCATGTCCGAGCCCGGCGCGGGCAGGCAACCAACAGCCACAGCCTTGCTGAAAGG CTGAGAAGGGAGAAGATCAGTGAGAGGATGAAGCTTCTACAGGACCTTGTTCCCGGCTGCAGCAAG GTCACCGGGAAGGCGGTGATGCTCGACGAGATCATCAACTATGTTCAGTCCCTGCAAAGACAAGTTGAG TTCTTATCGATGAAGCTGGCGACAGTAAACCCGAGGCTTGACCTCAACATAGAAGGGCTTCTCTCAAAGGAT CTTCTTCGCTTCCCTGGAGTGTCTTCGTCGTCCATGGGATTCTCCCCGGAGATGATGCACCCGCAGCTGCAGCTGTCGCAGCCGGGGCTGATGCAGGGAGGCGCCGCCGCCATGGCAAACTCGGACGTGTTCAGAAGAATCATGCAAGCGCAACTAGGAGCAAAAGATGGATCCCATTCCCAG ATGGCCCACGCATTGAATGGCCCGTTCAGCGATCACGTTGCGCAGATGGCTTACCCGTCCATGGGCTCCTCGCACTCGCACTCGCAGGACCTCAGCATCAGGCCGTCCCAGGACGCCTACCAAATGTGA
- the LOC123124954 gene encoding uncharacterized protein isoform X1: MSRPPRHGKSNAEAGRAAAAALPLHRQVVLALDAPGAQISPYSTSNPPRRSKDDVAQVAAATADSISEPEIEEHEQKVNRYQAELAARIKAKYFSNKASDGGKIFEEETIVEGETIHSSRWPCTSSYANPANFLREKNNHERRDSPSAADSSVKNDSPSVVAEASPKNNAGVPATENNLTPAKRQVSKET, translated from the exons ATGTCACGCCCACCTCGTCATGGGAAGAGCAACGCCGAGGCGGGAAGAGCAGCGGCGGCCGCCCTTCCCCTTCATAGACAGGTGGTGCTGGCGCTGGATGCCCCTGGAGCCCAGATCTCCCCCTACTCCACAAGCAACCCGCCACGGAGGAGCAAGGATGATGTTGCGCAagtagcggcggcgacggccgatTCCATCAG TGAACCGGAAATTGAGGAGCATGAACAGAAGGTAAACAGATACCAAGCTGAACTTGCAGCCCGCATTAAGGCCAAATACTTCTCTAATAAGGCTTCTGACGGAG GAAAAatctttgaagaagaaactattgtTGAAGGCGAAACCATCCATTCAAGCAG GTGGCCATGCACAAGCTCGTATGCGAACCCGGCAAATTTTCTCCGAGAGAAGAACAACCATGAAAGGAGGGATTCTCCATCAGCAGCAGATTCCTCTGTGAAGAACGATTCTCCATCTGTGGTAGCTGAAGCCTCGCCAAAAAATAATGCAGGTGTTCCGGCAACAGAAAACAATCTGACACCTGCCAAGAGACAGGTATCCAAGGAGACCTGA